In the genome of Pyrobaculum islandicum DSM 4184, the window AACTGACGAGAAAACCTTCCCGATCCTCTAAACCGACAAGTAGCCCCTTTTCGAACTCCTGCGGTAAACATATCACTTGGAATCTGCCGACTCTTTTCACAGCCCATGTAGTGCCGTGGACTAGGGCATATACTCTATCTCCAACTTGAAAAGCCCTCGTTATTGACACCCCAGTAGCCCTCATAAGCATTCTTCTCAAATCCTCTGATAGTTCAATCCCTTTAAAAAGAGGCAAATTACACAAAGGGGTTTTGTCTAGGGAAAACGCAATTTCTACAGGAGGGAATATATATCTGCCGTATCCCATTTCCCTGTGTATTTTCCTATCCTCTCTACTTCGTGTTCTCACATGGGGAGGCGGGGGTAAGATCGTTGTATTAGTATAGCCATCTAGTATAGGCATAAGCTCTTTCTCTACTTGTATCGCTACAATGTGCGTAGGTTTTATCTTTTCTATAAGGCGCCTTTTAAATACCACGGCCTCTTCGTCTAAGACCCAACCGTCTGTATTTATAATAATTGTGTCGACACTCCATTTGTTTTTTGCATATTCCACAGCCTTGGCTATTTGTTCCACAGCTCTTGGCCATATCCTCTCTAAACTTGTAGATTGGAGAAAAATGCTCTTCTCTGCTATTAGTTGTCTGAGGTGTGTGATATATTTCGTAAGTCTAGCTATAGAAACTGTGGTTGGAGGGCCTAGGTCATTTTGACCAACGTCCGCGTCTATAATAGCTACTTTATATCCATGTAAAAGTGCTTTATTGCCCAGCATCGCAGCCATAGTGGACTTTCCGACATCCGTCATCCCAATTATAAGGATGGCCCCTCTGGGATTAAGATTTGAGATCCGCCGCTCCCACTCCTCTATCACTTCTTCTCCTGGCATAGCTTTCTCTAACAAAGCGCCGGGGCCCAGTATAAACTCCACTTCAGAGTCTGAAATAGCTTTTATGACAAGCCTACGTGCTCTGAGTACTGTAAAGCTTTGACCTTCGCCATATATCACGCCTGTAGCATATATATGTCCCCTCTTTACAATCACCTTGGCAGGCCCCTCTATGCGATATACGTCGCCAGCTTTAATCACACGAGTAGGCATACTAAACCGCCAAGATAGCACATTTTTAACTATGCCTCGCCGACCTCTACAGAGTTTATAAACCTAAGGCTTGTTTAACTACTGTGAAATTGTCAGAGTTACTGCAAAGACAGCCTATAGACGTCCCAAAGCTTATTAGAGAGAGAATTAAACAGATAGGCATAGAGGAGATTAAGACAAGGGTTAACCGCGTGTTAAAGGGTTTTGACGAAGTGATTTTAGACGTATTAAGCGGGCTGATGATAGGGCGGCCAGTGGTATTAGTCGGTACGGTCGGTCTTGGAAAAACTACGCTAGCTGAAACTATAGCAGAGATACTCGCGCTGGGGGATCCGCCATATGTTGAAGTAGCTTGTCATTCACATATGACTGCAGTAGATCTAACCGGCGACATAGATATAGCCGTGGCGCTACAAGCCGGCTTTGACCACCCTCTCTCCTACATCCCAGGGCCTCTCGTAATGGCGCATGGAACTGTATTGGTTATGGACGAGATAAACAGACTCAACCCCTATGCGCAAGCTGCCCTATTGCAAGCAATACAAGAGCATTATATATACATAAGGGGGTATAGAATACGTACAGATTTCGCGCTTTTAGGCACGGCAAACCCTAGCGAATATGAGGGCGTGTATGAGCTCTCGGAGGCACTTGCTGATAGGCTTAAATTCGTAGAGGTGAAGATGCCAGATAAGGAGTTACTAAAGTCGATACTGCTCTGGAAAGCCAAAGAGACTTTAGGCGACCTCAGCGCTGAGGTGCCTCCTAGACTTGCAGACATCTTAGCAAACTTCGCCCATGAGGCTAGGAAGATGGGCTACTCGTTGTCTGTTAGATCGCTTAGCTACGCCTTGGCAGACGCAACGGCCTTTGCTTGGACACAACATAGAGAGCCGAGCATACGCGACTTAAGAAAGGCCCTTATCTCAAATCTTTCGTATAGTATAGATGTAAAAGAGTCGCTGATTAATATATTTGATAAAACGTTAAATGAATGAACTAATAGATATATTGGCTTCACTTTATGAATGTCTTGGAGGGATTTCTGTTCGTAGCTTAATCTACGCTATCGCAGATATATATGCCAGGTCGCATCTTGGGGTGCTGGATAGAGAGAAAATCCTAGAAATCTTGGCCCAGAATTTAGCTGGCTCGTTACGTACAAGTCCAGGAAACGCCAAGAAAATCATAGAAAGCGCAATAGACTGTATACCGAATGCTAGAGTGATTTCTCCAGCGCCAGCTATAGGGTCTGTAGGCGTTGAAAAAGCGCCGACGCTCGCCCATGTAGTAAATAAATATGTGTCTCCTGATGCATCACCACGCGTAAAACTTGAAGTTATAAGGAGGATAAATCTTCCACAAGAGGCTGTTAAAGAGGTTGAGGCTAAAATCACGGCACGTAGTGAGGGATTTGCATATATAAAATCGGCTGTAAAATCAATCAAACAGTACTACCCCTATGTCTCTATCTCAGATGTAGATTTGATTAGAACCGCCATGTCTATCGCTAGGAAAGCTCTACAGAATAAACCTATTTCGGACACAGATATCTACATACGTGAGTATATACACATAGTAGATAAACCTATCTATATAGCTCTAGATGTCTCAGGAAGCATGAAGGAATATATAGGAGCCTTGACAAAACTTAAGGTCGCAAAAAATGCCATAGCCAGATATCTACATCAAATGGCACATCTCCGCGGCTTAGTTTCTCTAGTCTTATTCAACACAGACGCCGACTTTATGTGGACTCCTCATCCCGTCAACATATACCTAAGAGATATGATAGAGATACTGAAATACATATACGCTATGGGCGGCACTGAGTTGGCCTCTGCGCTTGAGCTCTTACAAAGCCATGAAATCTCTCGTGATATTGTTATAATTACAGACGGAAGAACACACGATCCTGATAAGGTTTTAAACTTAGCCAAGAGATTTAAAAGACTTCATATAGTGGCGACAGAGAAAAGTCAATTCTTAAAATCGTTAGCTAAAACAACCGGTGGGAAATATAGGGAGTTGACACCCACACTAAATATACTTGAGGTACTTAGCTAGTTTATAAAAGCCGAGGTAAATACATTTGTGAGTTGTAATATTTCCATAAGCGAATCGGCATGCTATTTCCCATTTCTTAACAGATCTATGGCCTATCTCTCTAGAAGAGGTTTCTCTTTAGATTTCGTACTTACAAATAGCGCTTTTATTGAGAAGGCAATAGAGCGGTTTAAAAAATCGCTAGGACGCGAACCGTTTAACCCCCGCCAGTGTTTAGACACACCAGAGAATATAGCTGTAGCTGCTAGGTTAGCTTTATATATCGCAGCTGCTACAAAAAATACGTATATATTACGAAGGTTTATAGATTCAGAAAGTAAAAACTTTACAATATTGTTGAGAAAGATACCAGGAGTACAAGATCCTAGATGTAAGATAGAGATAGCTAAAGACTTGGGCATATATGCAAAACAAGCAAGTGAAGTTGTCTCAGGCGCTATAGTAGCTGTATATAACCTACCCATGGCTGTTAGATGGGTATCTTACCTCAGATATGCACCGCAGGATCCCTACTGGGCTATGATAAATAGGCCGGTGATTAAAGGCTGGGTTATTTTACCTATGGAGGACTTTGAAAGACTCCTTGAGGAGGCTTATGAAGAACGCATGTTACAAATTGTGAGAGAAAACGAACTAGCTGTAGGTAGAATCGCTACAGCAGTCGACATGACACAGCTTGAGGACGTAATTAAAAAGTATGCCCAAAGACCCGTACAGCTGTCTTACCAACAAACAGAGGGGAAAGATCCTCCATGTATGCAAGCAATAATAACTGCGCTTAAAAATGGCGAAAATCTTCCTCATACAGCAAGATTTGCTATAACGACGTATTTAATTAAGAGAGGGTGGGATTTAGAACAGATAGTTGAGTTATTTCGCTCATCTCCTGACTTTAACGAAAAAATTACGCGGTATCAGGTAATGCACATAGCCGGCCAAGTTGGAGGGCGAAAGGAATATGCAGTACCTAGTTGTGAAACTATGCATACGTGGGGGCTTTGTCCAACAAACCTTGGTTGTGGGGTGAAAAACCCGCTTCAATATGGACGTAAATCTATAATTAAGAAGAGTCCATAAATTTTACTGCACTACTTTATATCGCTGACCCTGCGTCAACAGGAGCGCCTCTCTGCGGTTGTGATATCTACAACCTTCGCCGAGAGAGAAAGGCGAGAACACATCACACTTGACCTTTAGCGTCGCTAAAGGTCAAGTAAAGCGGGAAAGACAGATACTGAGGGAGGAGGTGGAAAAATGGGGGTTATTCTACAAAGTCCGTCGCATGGGCAACACCGGCTGTTGGTGGTTGTCTTCGCCACTTTCATGAGTGAAACTTTTGGCTTGTTCACATATGTTTTCCATTAAGTTATAAATCTGAAACTACTCTATAGCCAGCTATGGGAGAAAAGCAAGAATTTAAACAATTAGTAGATACATTAGTTAAATATATAGACGTTATTTTACAGCTTGAAAAAAGAGATCCGCAATATCATGCAGTATGTCGCGTAGTCCAAAATAACGACGAGCTAACCGCCGCAAGACTTACGATGTTGAACGCCCTAGTTAGCTACCGGCTTACTGGAAGGGGGGAGGAACATTGGGAGTATTTCGGCTGGTATTTTTCGAGAAGGGTAAAAGACGTCTGTGACGATTTCTTAAAGTATATAGAGACGAGTCCTTATCTTAAAATTGGCATAGAGACTAGGAAAAAGCGCGTAGCTAAGGCTTGTGGTTACGTGCCAAAGCTAGAAGATTTAGAAAAGACACTCAACGACCTCTCTGTTTTACTTAATGCAAAACGTGAACAAAAGACACTTGTGTTTGCCATAAAGATGTTAAACTATGTCTACATGTGTAGCAGGGGCGTTAATAGACTTCTGCCATTTAACATACCAATACCTGTTGACTACAGAATCGCATATTTAACCTGGTGTGCAAAGTTAATAGATATCCCGCCGAAAGAGGCTATAAGACGGTATAAAGAGGTACAGGGTATTTGGAATAAAGTTGCAGAAAAAGTGGGGATACCGCCTCTACACTTAGATACATTGCTTTGGCTGGCCGGACGGACGGTTATCTATGGCGAAAATATACACGGTATTCCACAAGAAATTATTGCCGTATTTCAGAAACGAGAAGATTGTACGCCTCTTTCAAAATCGCGCGGAGAGATTTCTGAGGAGTAAAACGTTTCAGAAGGACGATATACTCACCGTCTGGTTTTATATAACCGCCCTCTACCAGCCTGTCTACAACCCTTTGCGTGACATCTTTTCCAAGCCAAAATACTGACATCCTGTAGGTTTTCCAGTACTTAAGCTTTATCTTGCCCTCTTTACGAAGCGCCAATTCCTCAAGCATCAGGAGGGCCAACTTTGACAGCGTCTCTCTACTTACAGATTTCATAAGCCCCGGTCTCTAAGTCAATATTTATACATTTGGCATCTACACGCCCCTCAAACAATGGCACGCCTGCTAGAACACATGCGGTCACCAACATTAGATCTGGCTTCTCTGCCACAATAGCAAGCGGGGATTTCCCCCTCTTCGCAGCATTCCATAACACGTAGGGGCCTACAGTCGAGCCTTTCACATATGGAAGCGCTAAGATTTTTCCAACTATATTTATGCCAGCTAAAACTCCAGTCTTTGGATCAAGATCCCCTAGAAACGAGACCGGCCGTTCCAACTTCACTATCTCAGCCGACACGTGGCCTCTCCCTTTTACCAGTGGCTTAAGCCGCTGGTCGGCAAGGTAGTACATGTACATATAGGGCCTTGAGAGATATAAGTTTTATACCTAGGTACCTAGAGGGAGTCGCTATGTTTAATCAACCGTAGATACCTCCTGTATGCCCTCCAGAAGGCCTTGTTATGCGGTCTCGGCAAGTCGCCTGCTGTGTCAGGAGTATGCGTCGGCTCGTGAGCCACAGCCCTAAGCCTATCCTCGCAAATAGGCTAGGCAAAGAGGGAAACGTGTACATGTTCACACCGCCGCAATACCCGAAAGAAGAAGAAACGTGTAACCTAACCATCGGCAATGACGTACGTCAAGCTACGACGAAAAGACGGGAGGTTATTTTACGGGATTCATTGCATGAGCTACGCAGACAGTCGCGAAACTGCGAGGGCGTTCTGAACGTGGTGTAGACCGATGTTAAAGCTTCTGGCTTGGTCTTGTGTATTGTAATTAACAGAAATTTTAACCACGCCACTAGACCCCGAGGTCTGGCTACTGGGGGGCGGGCGAACGCGAGCCCCCTATGACCCGTCCCTTCCAAGTTGCCCAACGGTAACTGCGGACAAGCCCGAGCCTATCCAGAGAAGGCTGGCTCGTGAAGGGGGCTAAGCGTAGGCAAGCTCTATACATTTCTCTTTTCTGCAGGGGATTACTCTCACCTCGTGGAGCTTCGGTATGTAGAATGCCGCCTTCAGCGAATTCGTGGCAATAGACTTAAACCTCCTAGTGAATGGCGATACTACTAAACATGTCCCTGCAAAGATTATTATATTGAGGCGCGAGGCCGTCTCGGCCAGTTTACCGAGTTGTTTATAGACGTGTGGAGAAGTCGAAATATAGATCGGCCTCTTGGCAGGCCCCCTCTTTTTCACCTCTTCCAATACCCACAGTATTGTATCTGGATCGGCGAAGGGGCAGCCTATATATACTGCGTCTGGCGTCTCCACATCGCCTAGGTATTTCGCAACGTCGTCTCTCGAAATCGTGATCTTGTCGCGGAAGTCCCCCATATGTAGATACTCCCACCAATGCGGCGTAACC includes:
- a CDS encoding Clp1/GlmU family protein, producing the protein MPTRVIKAGDVYRIEGPAKVIVKRGHIYATGVIYGEGQSFTVLRARRLVIKAISDSEVEFILGPGALLEKAMPGEEVIEEWERRISNLNPRGAILIIGMTDVGKSTMAAMLGNKALLHGYKVAIIDADVGQNDLGPPTTVSIARLTKYITHLRQLIAEKSIFLQSTSLERIWPRAVEQIAKAVEYAKNKWSVDTIIINTDGWVLDEEAVVFKRRLIEKIKPTHIVAIQVEKELMPILDGYTNTTILPPPPHVRTRSREDRKIHREMGYGRYIFPPVEIAFSLDKTPLCNLPLFKGIELSEDLRRMLMRATGVSITRAFQVGDRVYALVHGTTWAVKRVGRFQVICLPQEFEKGLLVGLEDREGFLVSLGVLKKIYYDKRKAIVYTSSDVEKRIGEVKCIRLGFVRLDENFNEIERVTNLLKAEEIHNISQI
- a CDS encoding AAA family ATPase — encoded protein: MKLSELLQRQPIDVPKLIRERIKQIGIEEIKTRVNRVLKGFDEVILDVLSGLMIGRPVVLVGTVGLGKTTLAETIAEILALGDPPYVEVACHSHMTAVDLTGDIDIAVALQAGFDHPLSYIPGPLVMAHGTVLVMDEINRLNPYAQAALLQAIQEHYIYIRGYRIRTDFALLGTANPSEYEGVYELSEALADRLKFVEVKMPDKELLKSILLWKAKETLGDLSAEVPPRLADILANFAHEARKMGYSLSVRSLSYALADATAFAWTQHREPSIRDLRKALISNLSYSIDVKESLINIFDKTLNE
- a CDS encoding vWA domain-containing protein, giving the protein MNELIDILASLYECLGGISVRSLIYAIADIYARSHLGVLDREKILEILAQNLAGSLRTSPGNAKKIIESAIDCIPNARVISPAPAIGSVGVEKAPTLAHVVNKYVSPDASPRVKLEVIRRINLPQEAVKEVEAKITARSEGFAYIKSAVKSIKQYYPYVSISDVDLIRTAMSIARKALQNKPISDTDIYIREYIHIVDKPIYIALDVSGSMKEYIGALTKLKVAKNAIARYLHQMAHLRGLVSLVLFNTDADFMWTPHPVNIYLRDMIEILKYIYAMGGTELASALELLQSHEISRDIVIITDGRTHDPDKVLNLAKRFKRLHIVATEKSQFLKSLAKTTGGKYRELTPTLNILEVLS
- a CDS encoding DNA primase large subunit PriL, with amino-acid sequence MSCNISISESACYFPFLNRSMAYLSRRGFSLDFVLTNSAFIEKAIERFKKSLGREPFNPRQCLDTPENIAVAARLALYIAAATKNTYILRRFIDSESKNFTILLRKIPGVQDPRCKIEIAKDLGIYAKQASEVVSGAIVAVYNLPMAVRWVSYLRYAPQDPYWAMINRPVIKGWVILPMEDFERLLEEAYEERMLQIVRENELAVGRIATAVDMTQLEDVIKKYAQRPVQLSYQQTEGKDPPCMQAIITALKNGENLPHTARFAITTYLIKRGWDLEQIVELFRSSPDFNEKITRYQVMHIAGQVGGRKEYAVPSCETMHTWGLCPTNLGCGVKNPLQYGRKSIIKKSP
- a CDS encoding N-glycosylase/DNA lyase, giving the protein MGEKQEFKQLVDTLVKYIDVILQLEKRDPQYHAVCRVVQNNDELTAARLTMLNALVSYRLTGRGEEHWEYFGWYFSRRVKDVCDDFLKYIETSPYLKIGIETRKKRVAKACGYVPKLEDLEKTLNDLSVLLNAKREQKTLVFAIKMLNYVYMCSRGVNRLLPFNIPIPVDYRIAYLTWCAKLIDIPPKEAIRRYKEVQGIWNKVAEKVGIPPLHLDTLLWLAGRTVIYGENIHGIPQEIIAVFQKREDCTPLSKSRGEISEE
- a CDS encoding aconitase X swivel domain-containing protein, with the protein product MYMYYLADQRLKPLVKGRGHVSAEIVKLERPVSFLGDLDPKTGVLAGINIVGKILALPYVKGSTVGPYVLWNAAKRGKSPLAIVAEKPDLMLVTACVLAGVPLFEGRVDAKCINIDLETGAYEICK